One stretch of Toxoplasma gondii ME49 chromosome XI, whole genome shotgun sequence DNA includes these proteins:
- a CDS encoding hypothetical protein (encoded by transcript TGME49_216770~Signal peptide predicted by SignalP 2.0 HMM (probability 1.000) with cleavage site probability 0.935 at residue 22~Predicted trans-membrane domain (TMHMM2.0):97-117:120-143) produces MRVPHFASSALAAAFLVTCASAKKDTKIAPRSESSADPPRSRGTALEHQVAQILEMLKILSPAIEEVNQRTKDVQDKLLLLKEAEEGKTFQRQGLKRGLLAATFSLTAFASAVVAPSLWDGGLLAFVSFAFGAVAVAYLNRYFRDQSGKAATKRRESKEGGRL; encoded by the coding sequence ATGCGAGTTCCTCACTTTGCAAGTTCCGCCCTAGCGGCGGCCTTCCTTGTGACTTGCGCAAGTGCCAAGAAGGACACGAAAATCGCGCCGAGGTCGGAGTCGTCTGCGGATCCTCCGCGGTCCCGAGGAACGGCGTTGGAACATCAGGTCGCCCAGATCTTGGAGATGCTGAAGATCCTCAGTCCGGCGATCGAGGAAGTGAAccagaggacgaaggatGTACAAGACAAACTGCTATTActgaaagaagcagaggaaggaaagaccTTCCAGCGACAGGGCCTCAAACGTGGGCTGCTGGCTGCCACTTTCTCTCTGACAGCTTTCGCCAGTGCAGTGGTGGCGCCCTCGTTGTGGGATGGGGGTCTTTtggcttttgtctcttttgccTTTGGCGCTGTAGCCGTCGCGTACTTGAACCGTTACTTCCGTGACCAGAGTGGGAAGGCTGCAACGAAACGCCGGGAGTCAAAGGAAGGGGGACGGCTCTAA
- a CDS encoding hypothetical protein (encoded by transcript TGME49_216780), which translates to MPPVFLLSASFLPSPSLKMWCDLFSAAKAKFEQQKQGYRSHNAERDAPAFPTPPALVAQNSGVTCPATSENSCVTPPSLRLAPASASAISTHVTPVSSVALASASEVTASPAVCAATASSEGSPDAGASQPLSVGREGVGKPRKLKNIAPSGVSACAEGESSQEPKPKKPRMNRHTAREGACPQQGTEAETSKTQASTQKTAGAKKRPRRPKGASASSAKKDDASALTTTEGGATSPDALSASSVSAKEFQSSHTSSFPPRVSAVPPNAPAALSPSTGAPTDEASVSASKAPQPPPLLSSVHQAHEAAPTKTPKGRLQAAAAWTPANSPRASGTNKENTNNAPSFQGGSNSLLCSPRSLFRDDTLSKFAAILATSQQQREKKTKLPEAASVVSAPGIVTETPGVPVLLSSSQTTLTSQKEVASAETIDSGDAGRGVSSRIEKAPQCLASPLLSPPPQHPFASSQNPSSFRNPSSSSFQNQFPFQAVPEISPCLQETTELPVRGGREGETKVGGSTDLASPSVFRRSAEDGDAGAFSSACSRVSYEDATEASRQATAQSEAKKEEVSEPQAAAGVSPFAVSGVVLERSSAATGSAFSLPFPCENAAAANHVEVVDDEESLGSDDDADSLGGQREGESEGEEEVKKFIPFRFIRGLWIDVEHEGLAGQEEEDENDDEAQEKPSPRASESRSRGLCFSSLPLLLDFRASVEAAYGGEENLRDPRTLETAILQASEQSFPSLSSLASPSPGVGPDGAGRGAPAGLLTPGGPAGDAGLPGRGGYGLDGGSLQYRPSKLELCVASIEQRLARQRLIANPKDILRGGGGAGGVYYDKDDAFLDDSETFREFGMDPSADFDDQQTVSGAPSESGMDDEDAYDGTSEFVCDNDPTMEDSEPEETDSSAKKGRKLQQDDEKFNPLAWRRFKTSLKQNMTDEAFSVLLSMEEELESLRATDGDDPVPQAIEKIMLKHLRKSWSEQLANRQGPERLVELVRGKKILSAKGCLSYL; encoded by the exons ATGCCTCcagtgtttcttctttccgcctctttccttccttcacCGTCTCTCAAAATGTGGTGCGACCTTTTTTCCGCTGCGAAAGCCAAATTTGAGCAACAGAAACAGGGGTACCGGTCACACAACGCAGAAAGGGATGCGCCGGCCTTCCCGACCCCCCCCGCTCTCGTCGCACAAAACAGCGGCGTCACCTGCCCTGCGACGTCAGAAAACTCTTGCGTAActcctccctcgcttcgCTTGGCTCCTGCTTCCGCCTCTGCCATTTCAACCCATGTTACCCCGGTCAGTTCCGTTGCCCTGGCTTCTGCGTCTGAAGTGACGGCGTCTCCGGCTGTGTGTGCTGCGACGGCGTCTTCAGAAGGAAGTCCGGATGCAGGGGCTTCTCAGCCCTTGTCAGTAGGAAGAGAAGGGGTGGGGAAACCGCGGAAGTTGAAGAACATCGCTCcgtcgggtgtctctgcgtgtgCAGAGGGTGAGAGTTCCCAGGAACCGAAACCCAAGAAGCCACGGATGAACAGACACACTGCTCGCGAAGGAGCCTGTCCGCAGCAAGGGACGGAGGCCGAAACTTCTAAGACGCAGGCCTCAACCCAGAAGACTGCAggggcgaagaagcgccCACGCCGTCCCAAGGGGGCGTCTGCCTCAAGTGCTAAGAAAGACGATGCCTCGGCTCTCACTACGACTGAGGGGGGGGCGACCTCTCCAGATGCGTTATCAGCTTCTTCGGTGTCTGCAAAGGAGTTCCAGAGTTCACAcacttcttccttccctcctcgGGTGTCTGCTGTGCCGCCCAACGCTCCCGCagctctgtcgccttccacTGGCGCTCCCACAGACgaggcttctgtctctgcctccaaAGCGCCTCAGCCTCCTCCCCTGCTGTCTTCTGTACATCAGGCTCACGAAGCGGCTCcgacgaagacgccgaaGGGCCGCTTGcaagcagcagctgcttggACGCCGGCGAACTCGCCTCGCGCGAGCGGGACCAACAAGGAAAACACAAACAATGCGCCTTCCTTCCAAGGCGGATCCAACAGTCTCCTATGTTCCCCGCGGTCCCTCTTTCGCGATGACACGCTGAGCAAGTTCGCGGCGATTCTGGCGACGTCTCAGcaacagcgagaaaagaaaacgaaactcCCAGAAGCTGCTTCGGTAGTGAGCGCACCTGGTATAGTGACAGAAACACCGGGCGTTCCAGTTCTCTTGTCGTCCTCGCAAACGACACTAACATCCCAGAAAGAAGTAGCCTCTGCCGAGACAATAGACTCTGGAGACGCCGGACGTGGAGTCTCTTCCAGAATCGAAAAAGCTCCTCagtgtctcgcctctccacttctgtctcctcctccacaACAtccgtttgcttcttcacagaatccttcttcttttcggaatccgtcttcgtcttccttccaGAACCAGTTTCCTTTCCAGGCAGTTCCTGAAATCTCGCCGTGTCTCCAGGAGACGACGGAGTTGCCAGTGCGCGgaggccgagaaggcgagacgaaggTTGGTGGGTCGACGGACTTGGCATctccgtctgtttttcgtcgTTCTGCAGAGGACGGCGACGCAGGTGCGTTttcgagcgcatgcagtcgagtTTCTTATGAAGACGCGACCGAGGCCTCTCGACAGGCGACGGCGCAgtcggaggcgaagaaggaggaggttTCCGAGCCGCAGGCTGCGGCAGGGGTGTCTCCCTTTGCGGTGTCTGGGGTAGTCCTTGAAAGGTCCTCTGCGGCGACTggttctgcgttttctcttccttttccctgTGAAAACGCGGCAGCCGCGAACCACGTAGAAGTCGTCGATGACGAGGAGTCTCTCGGCTCCGACGACGACGCAGATAGTTTGGGAGgccagcgagaaggcgagagcgagggagaagaagaagtcaaGAAATTCATCCCCTTCAGATTTATTCGCGGCCTGTGGATTGACGTCGAGCACGAGGGTCTCGCGGgtcaggaggaagaagacgagaacgacGACGAGGCGCAAGAAAA GCCTTCTCCTCGGGCGTCAGAGAGTCGATCCCGGGggctctgcttttcttcacTGCCTTTACTTCTGGATTTCCGGGCCTCTGTAGAGGCAGCGTatggaggcgaggaaaactTGAGGGATCCACGGACGCTGGAGACTGCGATTCTCCAGGCCTCTGAACagtcgtttccttctctctcttctctcgcgtcgccttccccgGGGGTAGGACCCGACGGCGCGGGCCGTGGAGCCCCGGCAGGCCTGCTGACCCCTGGGGGGCCCGCCGGAGACGCGGGCCTTCCGGGGCGCGGGGGGTACGGGCTCGACGGCGGAAGTTTG caaTACCGGCCGAGTAAACTGGAACTTTGCGTGGCAAGCATCGAGCAAAGACTCGCTCGACAACGCTTAATTGCCAATCCGAAAGACATTCTACGTGGGGGGGGCGGAGCTGGAGGAGTCTACTATGACAAAGATGACGCGTTCCTCGACGACAGCGAAACG tTTCGAGAGTTTGGGATGGACCCTTCTGCAGACTTCGACGACCAGCAGACCGTCTCAGGAGCTCCTTCTGAAAGTGGAAtggacgacgaggacgcgtACGACGGAACAAGCGAGTTCGTTTGTGACAACGACCCCACGATGGAAGACTCAGAGCC agaggagacggacagCAGTGCGAAGAAGGGTCGGAAGCTACAGCAGGACGACGAAAAGTTCAATCCGCTCGCCTGGAGGCGCTTCAAAACCTCG ctgAAACAAAACATGACAGACGAGGCGTTCAGTGTCCTGCTGAGCatggaagaagaactggaatCTCTTCGTG cgaccgACGGGGACGACCCAGTGCCTCAGGCGATTGAGAAAATCATGTTGAAACAC TTGAGGAAGTCCTGGAGTGAGCAGCTGGCGAATCGACAAGGTCCCGAGCGTCTCGTCGAATTGgtgagagggaagaagatcTTGTCGGCGAAAGGTTGCTTGTCGTACCTTTAG
- a CDS encoding hypothetical protein (encoded by transcript TGME49_216785~Predicted trans-membrane domain (TMHMM2.0):52-75), which produces MDNNCRRLALLGTFFRSKSGKALRWLHASKARRVLSAHRDVGNFCVKILRKKIGSLCLVGLLCPFAWLSFRPVFLGKGDCFVSANISRVSETFRAHAEAPCGRCFPQKQETRTKATSVLTR; this is translated from the exons ATGGATAATAATTGTCGCCGATTGGCACTCCTCGGGACCTTTTTTCGCTCGAAGAGTGGCAAGGCACTCCGCtggttgcatgcgtcgaaggcgaggcggGTGCTCTCGGCACACCGAGACGTAGGCAATTTCTGCGTGAAGATTCTCAGAAAGAAAATTGGGAGTCTGTGTCTGGTTGGCTTACTCTGCCCGTTCG CTTGGCTCTCTTTTCGGCCAGTCTTCTTGGGAAAAGGAGactgtttcgtctctgcgaACATCAGCCGCGTGTCGGAGACATttcgagcgcatgcagaggctcCGTGTGGCCGCTGTTTTCcacagaaacaggaaacgcgCACAAAAGCAACGTCTGTTTTGACACGGTGA